From the genome of Geothrix sp. 21YS21S-4, one region includes:
- a CDS encoding integrase arm-type DNA-binding domain-containing protein translates to MPLTDVKIRQAKPGPKPIKLSDERGLYLEVAPGGGKWWRLKYRFEGKEKRLSLGIYPDVGLKEARERRDEARKLLADGVDPSLHRKAIRQAREDEAENTFEVVAREWHAKNAHTWVAEHRDGLLRRLDRDIFPWIGKRPVGDITAPELLAVIRRIEARGALETAHRALSTCGQVFRYAIATGRAQRDVAADLQGALPRPQVKHLASTTDPGRLGELLRTVDTYQGTLATRCALRLAPLTFVRPGELRTAEWAAMDLEAAEWRFQASKGGPPHIVPLSTQAMAILKELQPLTGKGRYVFPGARSSARPMSENTVNAALRRLDIPKEELCGHGFRAAARTILDEVLGFRPDIIEHQLAHKVKDPNGRAYNRTAHLPERRKMMQLWADYFDQIKG, encoded by the coding sequence ATGCCCCTGACCGACGTCAAGATCCGCCAGGCCAAGCCAGGCCCAAAGCCCATCAAGCTCTCGGATGAGCGCGGGCTCTACCTGGAGGTGGCCCCCGGCGGGGGCAAATGGTGGCGCCTGAAATACCGCTTCGAGGGCAAGGAGAAGCGCCTATCCCTCGGCATCTACCCCGACGTGGGCCTCAAGGAGGCCCGGGAGCGCCGGGATGAGGCCCGGAAGCTGCTGGCCGACGGCGTGGACCCCAGCCTGCACCGCAAGGCCATCAGGCAGGCCCGTGAGGACGAGGCCGAAAATACCTTCGAGGTGGTGGCCCGCGAGTGGCACGCCAAGAACGCCCACACCTGGGTCGCCGAGCACCGCGATGGCCTTCTCCGGCGCCTCGACCGAGACATCTTCCCCTGGATCGGCAAACGGCCCGTTGGAGACATCACCGCTCCCGAGCTGCTGGCCGTCATCCGTCGTATCGAGGCCCGGGGGGCACTGGAGACTGCCCATCGGGCCCTGAGCACCTGCGGACAAGTCTTCCGCTACGCCATCGCCACAGGTCGCGCCCAGCGGGATGTCGCCGCCGATCTTCAGGGCGCCCTGCCGCGTCCCCAAGTGAAGCACCTGGCGTCCACCACGGACCCTGGGCGTCTTGGTGAGCTGCTTCGGACCGTCGACACCTACCAGGGAACCCTGGCCACCCGATGCGCTCTTCGCCTGGCGCCACTCACCTTTGTCCGCCCGGGAGAGCTGCGGACAGCCGAGTGGGCTGCCATGGACCTGGAGGCCGCCGAATGGCGTTTCCAGGCCAGCAAGGGGGGCCCCCCGCACATCGTGCCCCTCAGCACCCAGGCTATGGCCATCCTCAAGGAGCTTCAGCCCCTCACGGGAAAGGGGCGCTATGTCTTCCCCGGCGCCCGTAGCAGCGCCCGCCCCATGAGCGAGAACACCGTCAACGCCGCCCTCCGGCGCCTGGACATCCCAAAGGAAGAGCTTTGCGGTCACGGCTTCCGGGCCGCCGCCCGCACCATCCTGGACGAGGTGCTGGGCTTCCGCCCCGACATCATCGAGCACCAGCTCGCCCACAAGGTGAAGGACCCCAACGGCCGCGCTTACAACCGCACCGCTCACCTGCCCGAGCGCCGGAAGATGATGCAGCTGTGGGCCGACTATTTTGATCAGATCAAGGGGTAG
- a CDS encoding class I SAM-dependent DNA methyltransferase, whose amino-acid sequence MNAQTLVQKVWNFATVLRDDGVSYGDYVEQLTYLLFLKMAQEREELDAALGRKVEARIPKALAWPSLLRLDGDDLENHYRKVLQELGHQPGLLGTIFRKAQNKLQDPAKLKRLVMLIDAESWSGLDADVKGEIYEGLLERNARDVKSGAGQYFTPRPLIKAIVEVMDPNPGLVVADPACGTGGFLIAAHDHMAAQGPLTPDQARHLRERAFRGADITTEVARLCAMNLHLHGIGGEDSLIEGGRDSLASPPSVLVDMVLTNPPFGKKSSITVVGEDGKAQKESLTYERADFVTTTSNKQLNFLQHVKSILKPGSGRAAVVVPDNVLFEGGAGETIRRKLLHECDVHTLLRLPTGIFYAQGVKANVLFFDRKPGAAKPWTEKLWIYDLRTNLHFTLKENPLGEEHLRDFVACYQPKDRKKRKESERFRVFDREALLARDKANLDLFWIKDEDLEASENLPAPDVLAREIVEDLEAALEAFSSVEEGLASDE is encoded by the coding sequence ATGAACGCCCAAACCCTCGTGCAGAAAGTCTGGAACTTCGCCACGGTCCTCCGGGACGACGGTGTGAGCTACGGCGACTACGTGGAGCAGCTCACCTACCTGCTGTTCCTCAAGATGGCCCAGGAACGGGAGGAACTGGACGCCGCCCTGGGGAGGAAGGTCGAGGCGCGCATTCCCAAGGCCCTGGCTTGGCCCAGCCTGCTGAGGCTGGACGGAGACGACCTGGAGAACCATTACCGGAAGGTCCTCCAGGAGCTGGGCCACCAGCCGGGCCTGCTGGGCACCATCTTCCGGAAGGCCCAGAACAAGCTGCAGGATCCGGCCAAGCTGAAGCGCCTCGTCATGCTCATCGACGCCGAGAGCTGGAGTGGCCTCGACGCCGATGTGAAGGGCGAGATCTACGAGGGCCTGCTGGAGCGCAATGCTCGGGATGTGAAGAGCGGCGCAGGCCAGTACTTCACGCCGCGCCCCCTCATCAAGGCCATTGTCGAGGTGATGGACCCCAACCCCGGGCTCGTCGTGGCGGACCCCGCCTGCGGCACAGGCGGCTTCCTCATTGCGGCCCACGACCACATGGCCGCCCAGGGTCCCCTCACGCCCGACCAGGCCCGGCATCTTCGGGAACGGGCATTCCGCGGCGCGGACATCACCACCGAGGTGGCCCGGCTCTGCGCTATGAATCTGCACCTGCACGGCATCGGCGGGGAGGACAGCCTCATCGAGGGCGGGCGGGATTCCCTGGCCTCGCCGCCCTCCGTGCTGGTGGACATGGTGCTCACGAACCCGCCCTTCGGGAAGAAGAGCAGCATCACCGTGGTGGGCGAGGACGGGAAGGCCCAGAAGGAGAGCCTCACCTACGAGCGGGCCGACTTCGTGACCACCACGAGCAACAAGCAGCTGAACTTCCTCCAGCATGTGAAGTCCATACTCAAGCCCGGCAGCGGACGGGCCGCGGTGGTGGTGCCCGACAACGTCCTGTTCGAGGGCGGGGCGGGCGAGACGATTCGGCGGAAGCTCCTCCACGAGTGCGACGTCCATACCCTGCTGCGCCTGCCCACCGGGATCTTCTACGCCCAAGGAGTGAAGGCGAATGTGCTCTTCTTCGACCGCAAACCCGGCGCGGCCAAGCCGTGGACCGAGAAGCTGTGGATCTACGACCTCCGCACCAACCTCCACTTCACGCTCAAGGAGAACCCGCTGGGCGAAGAGCACCTCCGGGACTTCGTGGCCTGCTACCAGCCCAAAGACCGCAAGAAGCGTAAGGAGAGCGAGCGGTTCCGGGTCTTCGACCGCGAGGCTCTCCTCGCTCGCGACAAGGCCAACCTGGATCTCTTCTGGATCAAGGACGAGGACCTCGAAGCCAGCGAGAACCTCCCGGCCCCGGATGTCCTCGCCCGCGAGATTGTCGAGGACTTGGAGGCTGCCCTGGAGGCGTTTTCCAGCGTTGAGGAGGGTCTTGCCAGTGACGAGTGA
- a CDS encoding restriction endonuclease subunit S produces MSNLGDYPLPNGWAWATIPMLTGPDGVFVDGDWVESKDQDPEGEVRLVQLADIGDGHFRDRSERFLTRDKAHALRCTFLEPGDVLVARMPDPLGRACVFPGDVRPCVTVVDVCIVRSGRAEFSHRWLSAFINASPFRVAIAGLQSGSTRKRISRGNLSTIPVPVPPLAEQHRIVTKLEELFSELDAGVAPLRRAQRRLTRYRQALLQAAVTGELTREWREAQGHDLKLGKLGDLPEGWTSTTFGALLTDIEAGKNFAAKGRPPEGGEVGILKISAVTWGAYDELESKTVPRKDLVNPRLFIHPGDFLISRANTLELVGACVIVHRTTRDIMLSDKVLRLHFADESLKPWTLTFLRSRAGRDELEARASGNQLSMRNISQAKLVTIPIPLPPTEEREALLAELDRRLSAADALDATLQANLRRAELLRQSILERTFRGELVPQNPNDESAETLLARLKAAAPDTPASRRRGRPPKAAPAEPQAPRRRGRPWKAAPLASGGSA; encoded by the coding sequence ATGAGCAATCTTGGAGACTACCCACTGCCAAATGGATGGGCGTGGGCAACTATTCCAATGCTCACGGGCCCCGATGGGGTATTCGTCGATGGGGACTGGGTTGAAAGCAAGGACCAAGATCCAGAGGGAGAAGTCCGCTTAGTCCAGCTTGCTGACATTGGCGACGGTCACTTTCGCGATAGGTCCGAACGATTCCTCACTAGGGATAAGGCACACGCACTTCGCTGCACCTTCCTTGAGCCAGGAGATGTTCTGGTCGCCCGCATGCCAGATCCTCTCGGGCGAGCATGCGTGTTCCCTGGTGATGTCAGGCCATGTGTGACAGTTGTGGATGTCTGCATTGTCAGGTCCGGCAGAGCTGAGTTCAGCCACAGGTGGTTGTCCGCGTTCATCAATGCTTCCCCATTTAGGGTGGCGATTGCTGGCCTCCAGTCGGGTTCAACTCGAAAGCGCATCTCTAGGGGTAACCTGTCTACAATCCCTGTTCCAGTCCCCCCACTCGCCGAGCAGCACCGCATCGTGACCAAGCTGGAGGAGTTGTTCAGCGAGCTGGACGCCGGGGTGGCCCCCCTGCGCCGCGCCCAGCGCCGCCTCACCCGCTACCGCCAGGCCCTCCTCCAAGCCGCCGTCACCGGCGAGCTGACGCGGGAGTGGCGCGAGGCGCAGGGCCACGACCTTAAGCTTGGGAAGCTTGGTGATCTGCCTGAGGGATGGACGAGTACAACGTTCGGGGCGTTATTGACTGACATCGAGGCCGGCAAGAACTTCGCCGCCAAGGGCAGACCTCCCGAAGGGGGAGAGGTCGGCATCCTCAAGATCAGTGCCGTCACCTGGGGCGCCTATGACGAACTCGAGAGCAAGACTGTGCCCCGGAAGGATCTTGTTAACCCACGGCTGTTCATTCATCCTGGCGACTTCCTGATCAGCCGAGCCAACACCCTGGAACTGGTAGGGGCGTGTGTCATCGTCCACAGGACGACCAGAGACATCATGTTGAGTGACAAGGTGCTCCGGCTTCACTTCGCCGATGAGTCCCTCAAACCATGGACCCTCACCTTCTTGAGGTCTCGCGCGGGCCGCGATGAACTCGAAGCCCGGGCGTCGGGCAATCAGCTATCCATGAGGAACATTTCGCAGGCGAAGTTGGTAACCATCCCGATCCCCCTTCCTCCAACCGAAGAGAGGGAGGCGCTCCTCGCCGAACTCGACCGTCGACTTTCGGCCGCGGACGCCCTGGACGCCACCCTCCAGGCCAACCTTCGCCGCGCCGAGCTCCTGCGCCAGTCCATCCTCGAACGCACCTTCCGCGGCGAGCTGGTGCCCCAGAATCCGAACGACGAGTCTGCCGAGACTCTCCTGGCCCGCCTGAAGGCCGCTGCCCCCGACACCCCCGCCTCCCGCCGCCGGGGCCGCCCCCCGAAGGCCGCGCCCGCCGAACCGCAGGCCCCACGCCGCCGCGGGCGACCCTGGAAGGCCGCACCCCTTGCCTCGGGAGGTTCCGCATGA
- a CDS encoding ATP-dependent DNA helicase — MAHPMDRFFAPPEGRIFACFPGAEDRPGQRRMAELVHNAVVEGAARFQGWRDQGGEPESRPNAVIQAVEAGTGTGKSLGYLVPALAAGRHPVLVATRTKQLQRQLLEEDVPRAAGILGRPVRAVLAKGRANYLCRTAWESVAADPHLEFTRADQQLWLALQRWTRETQDGDREGLGRFGEGESPLWDKINARAERCTGRQCPRFEDCFLTKLRAEVAEADLIIVNHALLLADRVLRESAFGQVLPDAPVLILDEAHDLEEQLTESCAETWSSRAMSLLFTDLREAAKGSGAGLLALLEPWERAWGELIAWVPLEGGVLPLLSPGPEMKALADAVGAWVEAGHPLWLETRRLASADPENPLWMRLAERVGTAFSRMEQIFAQPEGWVSTLSREGAHLVHFKSNPVDVRPFFHQHVRRGFESVVLTSATLRDGRGFNGLGLRLGLTKPEVEVAEHVDSPFDFEAQGLLFIPPGLPERRAGGGGVGDPAWVEASLAAMERMLRASRGRALLLFTSRKMLAAFRPRLEEALPQFTFFVQGEGLSRTQLLERFRATPSAALLGLASFWQGVDLPGDALTLVVVSALPFAPPDDPVLQARIREADAQREGLGFIGIQVPQMTLKLKQGIGRLIRTRGDRGVVAVLDPRLMLPSEDRLGKRYAAQVRAALPPFPVTRDWERVETFLAAL; from the coding sequence ATGGCGCATCCCATGGACCGCTTCTTCGCCCCGCCGGAGGGCCGGATCTTCGCGTGCTTTCCCGGCGCGGAGGACCGGCCCGGCCAGCGCCGGATGGCGGAACTGGTCCACAACGCCGTGGTGGAGGGCGCCGCCCGCTTCCAGGGCTGGCGCGACCAGGGCGGCGAGCCCGAGTCCCGGCCCAACGCGGTGATCCAGGCTGTGGAAGCTGGCACCGGCACCGGCAAGAGCCTGGGCTACCTGGTGCCCGCGTTGGCCGCCGGCCGCCATCCGGTCCTGGTGGCCACGCGCACCAAGCAGCTCCAACGGCAGTTGCTCGAAGAGGACGTCCCCCGCGCCGCCGGGATCCTCGGGCGGCCCGTCCGGGCCGTGCTGGCCAAGGGCCGCGCCAACTACCTGTGCCGCACCGCCTGGGAGTCCGTGGCGGCGGATCCCCACCTGGAGTTCACCCGGGCGGACCAGCAGCTGTGGCTGGCGCTCCAGCGGTGGACCCGCGAGACCCAGGACGGCGACCGGGAGGGCCTGGGCCGGTTCGGCGAGGGCGAATCGCCCCTGTGGGACAAGATCAACGCCCGCGCCGAGCGTTGCACCGGCCGCCAGTGCCCGCGGTTCGAGGACTGCTTCCTCACGAAGCTGCGGGCGGAAGTGGCCGAGGCCGACCTGATCATCGTGAACCACGCCCTCCTCCTGGCGGACCGCGTGCTGCGGGAATCCGCCTTCGGCCAGGTGCTCCCCGACGCGCCGGTGCTGATCCTGGACGAGGCCCACGACCTGGAGGAGCAGCTCACCGAGAGCTGCGCCGAGACCTGGTCCAGCCGCGCCATGAGCCTGCTGTTCACGGACCTGCGCGAGGCGGCGAAGGGCTCCGGTGCCGGATTGCTCGCCCTGCTGGAGCCCTGGGAGCGGGCCTGGGGGGAACTCATCGCGTGGGTGCCGCTGGAGGGTGGCGTCCTCCCCCTGCTGTCGCCGGGCCCCGAGATGAAGGCCCTGGCCGATGCCGTGGGCGCCTGGGTGGAGGCGGGCCACCCGCTGTGGCTGGAGACTCGCCGGCTGGCGAGCGCCGATCCCGAGAACCCGCTGTGGATGCGCCTGGCGGAGCGCGTGGGGACGGCCTTCTCGCGCATGGAGCAGATCTTCGCCCAGCCCGAGGGCTGGGTCTCCACCCTCAGCCGCGAGGGCGCCCACCTCGTCCATTTCAAGTCGAACCCCGTGGACGTGCGGCCCTTCTTCCACCAGCACGTGCGGCGCGGCTTCGAGAGCGTGGTGCTCACCAGCGCGACGCTGCGGGACGGCCGCGGCTTCAACGGCCTGGGCCTGCGCCTGGGACTGACGAAGCCCGAGGTGGAGGTCGCCGAGCACGTGGACAGCCCCTTCGACTTCGAGGCCCAGGGGCTGCTGTTCATCCCGCCGGGCCTGCCGGAGCGCCGCGCGGGCGGCGGAGGCGTGGGCGATCCCGCCTGGGTGGAGGCCTCCCTCGCCGCCATGGAGCGGATGCTGCGCGCCAGCCGCGGCCGGGCGCTGCTGCTGTTCACCAGCCGCAAGATGCTGGCCGCCTTCCGCCCGCGCCTGGAGGAGGCCCTGCCCCAGTTCACGTTCTTCGTGCAGGGCGAGGGCCTCTCGCGCACCCAGCTCCTGGAGCGGTTCCGGGCCACGCCGTCGGCGGCGCTGCTGGGCCTCGCCAGCTTCTGGCAGGGCGTGGACCTGCCCGGCGACGCCCTCACCCTGGTGGTGGTCTCGGCGCTCCCCTTCGCGCCGCCGGATGATCCCGTCCTCCAGGCGCGGATCCGCGAGGCGGACGCCCAGCGGGAGGGGCTCGGATTCATCGGGATCCAGGTGCCCCAGATGACCCTGAAGCTGAAGCAGGGCATCGGCCGCCTGATCCGCACCCGCGGCGACCGCGGCGTGGTGGCCGTCCTCGACCCGCGCCTGATGCTCCCCAGCGAGGACCGCCTGGGCAAGCGCTACGCCGCCCAGGTCCGCGCCGCCCTCCCGCCCTTTCCCGTGACCCGCGACTGGGAGCGCGTGGAGACCTTCCTGGCGGCGCTCTGA
- a CDS encoding 4-oxalocrotonate tautomerase family protein encodes MPYVNIRITREGATVEQKARLIEGATRLLVDVLGKNPQTTVVVIDEVDTDNWGVGGETVTARRKQGK; translated from the coding sequence ATGCCCTATGTGAACATCCGCATCACCCGCGAAGGCGCCACTGTGGAGCAGAAGGCGCGGCTCATCGAAGGCGCCACCCGGCTGCTGGTGGATGTCCTGGGCAAGAATCCCCAGACCACCGTGGTCGTCATCGACGAAGTGGACACCGACAACTGGGGCGTCGGCGGCGAGACCGTCACCGCCCGGCGGAAGCAGGGGAAGTAG
- a CDS encoding DNA-3-methyladenine glycosylase, translated as MKDLARRVDEVARGLVGDLLMRDDVTLRITEVEAYGGAWDSASHARHGPTARNAPVWGPPGRAYLYFCYGMHWMLNVVAAPEGEASAVLIRGAEVVAGLDTVLQRRKAAHPSPLLCAGPGKVAQALALDGTFSGHDLLAPGGLELRPGAPPALLLAGPRLGIGFAAPEDQARPWRFADAASGAILQKKALRPETR; from the coding sequence GTGAAGGACCTCGCCCGACGCGTGGATGAGGTTGCCCGCGGGCTGGTGGGCGATCTGCTGATGCGGGACGACGTCACCCTCCGGATCACCGAAGTGGAGGCCTACGGCGGCGCCTGGGACAGCGCCAGCCACGCGCGGCACGGGCCCACGGCCCGCAACGCGCCCGTGTGGGGCCCGCCCGGCCGCGCCTACCTCTATTTCTGCTACGGCATGCACTGGATGCTGAACGTGGTGGCGGCGCCCGAGGGCGAAGCCTCCGCCGTGCTCATCCGCGGCGCCGAGGTGGTTGCCGGGCTGGACACCGTCCTCCAGCGGCGGAAGGCCGCCCACCCCTCGCCCCTGCTGTGCGCCGGCCCCGGCAAAGTGGCCCAGGCCCTGGCGCTGGACGGGACGTTCAGCGGTCACGACCTCCTCGCGCCCGGCGGCCTGGAGCTGCGCCCCGGTGCCCCGCCTGCGCTCCTCCTCGCGGGGCCGCGCCTGGGCATCGGGTTCGCCGCGCCGGAGGATCAGGCCCGCCCCTGGCGTTTCGCCGATGCGGCCAGCGGCGCCATCCTCCAGAAGAAGGCCCTGCGTCCCGAAACCCGATAG
- a CDS encoding 23S rRNA (pseudouridine(1915)-N(3))-methyltransferase RlmH, with protein MYPIGLIAFGRLRLEPCRDLERHYLDMLRPYARMDVTELAEGKGDPVRQLKEEAERLRPKLKAVKCPVLLTPEGKLRDSEALARWLGERMDRGDSLAFALGSSHGFDPGLKGEIREQLSLSPLTFPHELSRVMLLEQLYRAFTILRGKEYHK; from the coding sequence ATGTATCCCATCGGGCTCATTGCCTTCGGCCGCCTGCGTCTGGAACCCTGTCGGGACCTGGAACGCCACTACCTGGACATGCTCCGGCCCTATGCCCGGATGGACGTGACGGAGCTGGCGGAAGGGAAGGGCGATCCGGTCCGCCAGTTGAAGGAGGAGGCCGAGCGCCTCCGTCCGAAACTGAAGGCCGTGAAGTGCCCCGTGCTGCTGACGCCGGAAGGAAAACTCCGGGACAGCGAGGCCCTCGCCCGGTGGCTGGGCGAGCGGATGGACCGCGGCGACAGCCTGGCCTTCGCCCTGGGGAGCAGCCACGGATTCGATCCGGGATTGAAGGGCGAGATCCGGGAGCAGCTCAGCCTGTCGCCGCTCACCTTCCCCCACGAACTCAGCCGCGTGATGCTCCTGGAGCAGCTGTACCGCGCGTTCACGATCCTCCGCGGGAAGGAGTACCACAAATAG
- a CDS encoding ATP-binding protein has protein sequence MTSRHLDLATYQGQEEGQYFERKSLWHGPEGRKIPRERKEVRDQIAEYAAAFANADGGVLILGMEDDGSLAGHGYPSEAVEEMLKVPARRLVPPQAEGWRQRIGDVEVLVFSWGSAPKAVRVEGDGYPRRVDDLVIQDSEEAINAVKRQGQIESAEVDLLPEARLEDLDLDLLRRAALAAGLDGEDPQDYLIERRLAERRGADLVLRRAALLLFAKSASLQQHPNAGFRVFRVEGRERQSGPHSNVEEIKPRLEGALPVVLERAYERLGQLIGFSEKLHDLFFREMPKYPTFAWQEALVNAAGHRDYRQQARGTEVWLYQDRLEVISPGTLLPSLTIDDLQKRREVHASRNPRMARILAELGLMRERGEGVPRIHEEMEQSWLPLPEFKEENGLFTVTLRNTPIFETGRPEWAAFVRQLPIGTRQKRILVKNEGGSFRSGEYQALNQVDRDQAYRELRELVEADYLEGPDHPGAGAIYRVRLTLPAAGGPPPQPQGPAAALRERMDSKGFIKNLDYQAVYEVSRQYATRALAQLVQDGVLRREEGGKRYFPGSRWGEFGLPAQ, from the coding sequence ATGACCAGCCGTCACTTGGACCTCGCCACTTACCAGGGCCAGGAAGAGGGGCAATACTTCGAGCGGAAATCGCTCTGGCATGGCCCCGAAGGACGGAAGATCCCCCGGGAACGCAAGGAGGTGCGCGACCAGATCGCGGAATATGCCGCTGCCTTCGCCAATGCGGATGGGGGCGTGCTGATCCTGGGCATGGAGGACGACGGTAGCCTGGCGGGCCACGGATACCCCTCGGAGGCCGTTGAGGAGATGCTCAAGGTACCCGCCCGCCGCCTTGTGCCTCCTCAGGCCGAGGGCTGGCGCCAGCGCATCGGAGACGTGGAGGTTCTAGTCTTCTCCTGGGGCTCTGCACCCAAGGCCGTGCGGGTCGAAGGAGATGGCTACCCCCGGCGCGTGGACGACCTCGTCATCCAGGATTCGGAGGAGGCCATCAACGCCGTCAAGCGCCAGGGCCAGATTGAAAGCGCCGAGGTGGACCTGCTGCCCGAGGCGCGCCTGGAGGATCTCGACCTCGACCTGCTCCGCCGCGCCGCGCTGGCGGCCGGGCTGGATGGCGAGGACCCCCAGGACTACCTGATCGAGCGCCGCCTGGCCGAGCGTCGAGGGGCCGACCTGGTGCTTCGGCGCGCCGCCCTGCTCCTCTTTGCCAAGAGCGCCTCCCTCCAGCAACACCCCAATGCGGGGTTCCGCGTCTTCCGGGTGGAGGGGCGGGAACGGCAGAGCGGCCCCCACAGCAACGTGGAGGAGATCAAGCCCCGCCTGGAGGGTGCCCTGCCTGTGGTCCTCGAGCGGGCCTACGAACGTCTGGGCCAGTTGATCGGGTTCTCGGAGAAGCTGCACGACCTCTTCTTCCGCGAGATGCCGAAATACCCCACCTTCGCCTGGCAGGAGGCTCTGGTGAACGCCGCCGGCCACCGAGACTACCGCCAGCAGGCCCGTGGAACGGAGGTGTGGCTCTACCAGGACCGCCTGGAAGTCATCAGCCCCGGCACGCTTCTCCCGTCGCTCACGATCGATGATCTGCAGAAGCGCCGGGAGGTCCATGCCAGTCGGAACCCCCGCATGGCGCGGATCCTCGCCGAGCTGGGCCTCATGCGGGAACGGGGGGAAGGCGTCCCTCGAATCCACGAGGAGATGGAACAGTCCTGGCTGCCCCTCCCGGAGTTCAAGGAGGAGAACGGCCTGTTCACTGTCACCCTCAGGAACACCCCCATCTTCGAGACAGGGCGGCCCGAGTGGGCGGCCTTCGTGCGGCAACTGCCCATCGGCACCCGCCAGAAACGGATCCTGGTGAAGAACGAAGGCGGGAGCTTCCGCAGTGGGGAATACCAGGCGCTCAACCAGGTGGACCGGGATCAGGCGTATCGAGAATTACGCGAGTTGGTGGAGGCCGACTACCTGGAGGGCCCCGACCATCCGGGTGCAGGGGCGATCTACCGGGTGCGCCTCACCCTGCCTGCGGCCGGGGGCCCGCCGCCGCAACCCCAGGGGCCCGCCGCCGCCCTCCGGGAGCGCATGGACAGCAAGGGGTTCATCAAGAACCTGGACTACCAGGCGGTCTACGAGGTCTCCCGGCAATACGCCACCCGCGCGCTGGCCCAGTTGGTCCAGGACGGCGTGCTCCGGCGGGAAGAAGGCGGCAAGCGCTACTTCCCAGGTTCCCGGTGGGGTGAGTTCGGCCTTCCTGCGCAATAG
- a CDS encoding YcxB family protein — protein MHISAQYTLTPEEALRGVRAFKRVRYQISVGAGLALILLGLGAFLFAPGQRVPGGFMVLNGLVFALVPEAVLRLARRRRGSDAYAPVEVLFDDEGLALRTDGSEGGLPWSAFAKIDRHSGFWLFRSGPSQAVLLPDRALDSAASAELEAFLRARKLMK, from the coding sequence ATGCACATCTCCGCCCAGTACACCCTGACCCCCGAGGAGGCCCTCCGGGGCGTCCGCGCCTTCAAGCGGGTCCGCTATCAGATCTCCGTGGGCGCGGGCCTCGCCCTGATCCTGCTGGGGCTCGGGGCATTTCTCTTCGCGCCGGGGCAGCGGGTTCCCGGTGGCTTCATGGTCCTCAACGGGCTGGTGTTCGCCCTGGTGCCCGAGGCGGTCCTCCGCCTCGCCCGGCGCCGGCGGGGCAGCGACGCCTACGCCCCCGTGGAGGTCCTGTTCGACGACGAGGGCCTGGCCCTCCGCACCGACGGCAGCGAGGGCGGCCTGCCCTGGTCCGCCTTCGCGAAGATCGACCGCCACAGCGGGTTCTGGCTCTTCCGCAGCGGCCCCTCCCAGGCCGTCCTCCTGCCCGATCGCGCCCTGGATTCCGCCGCCTCCGCGGAACTGGAGGCATTCCTCCGCGCCCGGAAGCTGATGAAGTGA